In Carcharodon carcharias isolate sCarCar2 chromosome 31, sCarCar2.pri, whole genome shotgun sequence, a genomic segment contains:
- the LOC121271489 gene encoding ferritin, middle subunit-like, with product MVRELNGNLQAVFFSIHHPRPSKESRSKFPHFVTVELRVDVKPMQTVRISLDKCNLSYRIEMGVLTDKPERDEWGNSLQAMQVALDLEKNVNQSLLDLHQLATTETDPHHAVTKWTQVCQNHHQDCEVAVNKQINGELTASYLYLSLVSFLDRDDVALNHFSRFFKHHSEEKREHAEKLMKFQSQRGGYILLQDVKKPERDEWGNSLQAMQVALDLEKNVNQSLLDLHQLATTETDPHLYDFLETHYLDEQVKSTKQLGDYITNLKCLGVPENGMGEYLFDELSLKETS from the exons TTTCCACATTTTGTTACTGTTGAATTGAGGGTAGATGTTAAGCCAATGCAAACTGTTCGAATTTCATTGGATAAGTGTAATCTGAGTTATCGGATTGAAATGGGAGTTTTAACTGAT AAACCAGAGAGGGATGAGTGGGGCAACAGTCTACAGGCAATGCAAGTtgccctggatttggagaagaATGTGAACCAGAGTCTGCTGGATCTACACCAACTCGCCACCACTGAGACTGACCCTCAT CACGCAGTCACAAAATGGACTCAGGTTTGTCAAAACCATCACCAGGATTGTGAAGTTGCTGTCAACAAGCAGATTAATGGGGAGCTCACTGCCTCCTATCTTTACCTTTCTTTG GTGTCTTTCCTTGACCGGGATGATGTTGCCCTCAACCATTTCTCCCGGTTCTTCAAACATCATTCTGAGGAGAAGCGGGAACATGCAGAGAAGCTGATGAAATTCCAGAGCCAGCGTGGAGGATACATCCTCCTCCAGGATGTGAAG AAACCAGAGAGGGATGAGTGGGGCAACAGTCTACAGGCAATGCAAGTtgccctggatctggagaagaATGTGAACCAGAGTCTGCTGGATCTACACCAGCTTGCCACCACTGAAACTGACCCTCAT CTGTATGACTTCCTGGAGACTCACTATTTGGATGAGCAGGTCAAGTCCACCAAGCAACTTGGGGACTACATCACCAACCTGAAGTGTCTGGGAGTCCCTGAGAATGGGATGGGAGAGTACTTGTTTGACGAGCTGTCACTAAAGGAGACCAGTTAA